Proteins from one Candidatus Zixiibacteriota bacterium genomic window:
- a CDS encoding MlaD family protein has translation MKRSIGVRWGKLKVGLLVMFAIATAMWASLTGGGTSIFESKGMFICYFKNVNGLVNGSPVWMSGVEVGNVRSVTFVNLDSLRQVKVTCRVKKSVWHMLTKDSEVALGTIGFLGDKYVEIFPGTKGLELVKENEVIATRDVGEAAAMFKAGETALNRAGSLAGNLDTLLGRMNRGEGTLGQLATDKVLYQQMTRLLSDLALLTRDLQKNQERLTSSIEKIGNFSERLTSQVTEGKGSVGKLMDDPALYDRLASTSARLDSITAKINSRAGNMGLLVNDTALYNEVTNLIVRINNLVTDIEKNPRKYFKFSVF, from the coding sequence ATGAAACGATCAATCGGAGTTCGCTGGGGAAAGCTGAAAGTCGGCCTCCTCGTTATGTTTGCCATTGCCACCGCAATGTGGGCCTCGCTGACAGGCGGAGGAACATCCATCTTCGAGTCAAAGGGGATGTTCATCTGTTATTTCAAGAACGTGAACGGGCTGGTCAATGGTTCGCCGGTCTGGATGTCCGGGGTGGAAGTGGGGAATGTCCGCTCGGTCACGTTTGTAAATTTGGATTCTCTGCGCCAGGTCAAAGTGACCTGCCGGGTGAAGAAATCGGTCTGGCATATGCTGACAAAGGACTCCGAGGTCGCGCTTGGGACTATCGGTTTTCTTGGAGACAAGTATGTCGAAATCTTTCCGGGGACTAAAGGGCTTGAATTAGTCAAAGAAAACGAGGTGATTGCCACCCGCGACGTTGGTGAAGCGGCCGCCATGTTCAAAGCAGGGGAGACGGCGCTGAACAGAGCCGGCTCATTGGCCGGGAATCTGGATACGCTTTTGGGTCGCATGAACCGAGGTGAGGGAACACTTGGCCAGTTGGCAACGGACAAGGTACTGTATCAGCAGATGACGCGCCTATTGTCCGATCTGGCACTTCTCACACGTGACTTGCAGAAGAACCAGGAACGGCTGACGTCATCAATTGAGAAAATCGGAAACTTCAGCGAGCGGCTGACCAGCCAAGTCACTGAAGGAAAAGGGTCAGTCGGCAAGCTGATGGATGACCCGGCGTTGTATGACAGGTTGGCCTCAACGAGCGCGCGGCTCGATTCGATCACGGCAAAGATAAACAGCCGGGCGGGGAACATGGGGCTACTGGTGAACGACACGGCGCTGTACAATGAAGTGACGAACCTGATTGTTCGGATTAACAATCTGGTCACGGATATCGAAAAGAACCCGAGAAAGTATTTTAAGTTTTCGGTGTTTTAG
- a CDS encoding ATP-binding cassette domain-containing protein, which produces MIELRNVNFSYDDKSVLKNISFKIDQTESAVIMGPSGSGKSTILRLILGLVCAQSGEVIIDGENICVMRERQKREIRKSIGMVFQDGALFDSLTVGENVGYYLLEHTKMTWAEIEEKVVEMLGFVGLDADEIVDKLPEQLSGGMQRRVAIGRALLSTNPKIMLYDEPTTGLDPQSTENVLWLINKLTKEKAISTIVVTHQIADALAIANRFIVIHGGELVFDGDLAGLRDSVDRRVQDFLEPFRASFTAVAERKFVNHTPGV; this is translated from the coding sequence ATGATCGAGCTGCGCAATGTCAACTTCTCCTATGATGACAAGTCGGTGCTGAAGAATATCTCGTTCAAAATCGACCAGACCGAATCGGCTGTCATTATGGGGCCATCCGGTTCGGGAAAGTCGACCATTCTCCGACTCATCCTTGGCCTAGTCTGCGCTCAGAGCGGCGAGGTGATCATTGACGGGGAGAACATATGCGTAATGCGGGAACGACAAAAACGCGAGATCCGCAAGAGCATCGGCATGGTGTTTCAGGATGGCGCGCTGTTCGATTCGCTTACGGTGGGCGAGAACGTGGGTTACTATCTGCTTGAGCACACCAAGATGACCTGGGCCGAGATCGAAGAGAAAGTGGTGGAGATGCTGGGGTTCGTTGGATTGGACGCTGATGAGATAGTCGACAAGCTGCCCGAACAGCTATCCGGCGGCATGCAGCGTCGGGTGGCAATCGGTCGGGCGCTGCTCTCCACCAATCCCAAAATCATGCTGTACGATGAACCCACGACCGGATTGGACCCGCAGTCAACTGAGAATGTTCTATGGTTGATAAACAAGCTGACCAAGGAGAAGGCGATCTCGACTATCGTAGTGACCCATCAGATTGCCGATGCCCTGGCGATTGCCAACCGATTTATCGTGATTCACGGGGGCGAGTTGGTGTTCGATGGCGACCTGGCCGGGTTGCGAGATTCCGTCGACCGGCGCGTGCAGGATTTTCTCGAACCATTCCGGGCTTCGTTTACCGCTGTGGCCGAGCGGAAGTTCGTCAACCACACGCCGGGTGTCTGA
- a CDS encoding ABC transporter permease, with protein sequence MGPTIGRKRKDCSILSALNNWLKNTAYESQQLFFFSGRMLASLLGRPFYIPETFEQMYLIGVGSLYLVVLTGVFAGQGFALAFSQELADFGAKDYLGRIMAIAIVRELGPTLTGLMIAARVAAGITAEIGAMKSSNQIDAMVAFGIDPIRKIATPRLISLIIMTPVLTVVCDVIAILGGWVIAVFIAHVSSTMYWASVRERLIFGNLFMGLFKPFLFSFVIAFISCYKGFSSEGGTKGVGQATTNSVVLTSITILIVNFFITKVIYSFIKGYL encoded by the coding sequence TTGGGACCTACCATAGGCCGGAAACGAAAGGACTGTTCCATTCTCTCGGCGCTAAACAACTGGCTCAAAAATACCGCTTACGAAAGCCAGCAGTTGTTTTTTTTCTCGGGGCGGATGTTGGCCTCACTGCTTGGCCGTCCATTTTATATACCCGAGACATTCGAGCAGATGTACCTGATCGGCGTCGGTTCGCTGTATCTGGTTGTTCTGACGGGCGTCTTCGCGGGGCAGGGATTCGCGCTGGCGTTTTCGCAGGAGCTTGCCGATTTCGGCGCCAAGGATTATTTGGGACGGATCATGGCCATTGCGATCGTCCGTGAACTCGGACCGACACTAACCGGATTGATGATCGCGGCTCGCGTTGCAGCCGGGATTACGGCCGAGATCGGCGCTATGAAGTCATCGAATCAAATCGACGCCATGGTGGCGTTTGGCATAGACCCGATTCGAAAGATTGCCACGCCTCGTCTGATATCGCTGATCATTATGACTCCCGTTCTCACGGTTGTCTGCGATGTTATCGCCATTCTCGGCGGCTGGGTGATTGCGGTGTTTATCGCCCATGTCAGTTCCACCATGTACTGGGCCTCGGTACGGGAACGGCTTATTTTCGGCAACCTGTTCATGGGGCTGTTCAAGCCGTTTTTGTTCTCGTTTGTCATCGCGTTCATTTCCTGTTACAAGGGGTTCTCTTCTGAAGGAGGCACCAAAGGGGTTGGCCAGGCGACGACCAATTCCGTCGTGCTGACATCGATTACGATCCTCATAGTCAATTTCTTCATCACCAAGGTGATCTATTCGTTCATCAAGGGGTACCTATGA